In the genome of Flavobacterium panacagri, one region contains:
- a CDS encoding glycoside hydrolase family 43 protein → MKNLKIILLLLSIFFFQKSTAQVWIPDNGDGTYTNPILHADYSDPDVVRVGDDYYMTASSFNCIPGLPILNSKDLVNWKIIGYALTKQPPYETYDRVQHGNGVWAPSITYHKNEFYIYYPDPDYGIYMIKAKKAEGPWSEPILVKAGRGLIDPSPLWDTDGKVYMTHAFAGSRAQIKSLLVVCTMNSEGTVVNNDEVMVIDGHQGEETIEGPKFYKRKGYYYIFAPAGGVPTGWQTILRSKNVFGPYEKKKVLEQGSTIINGPHQGAWVTTQTGEDWFFHFQDKGAYGRIVHLQPMKWVNDWPVMGEDFDKNGVGEPVITYKKPNVGKKYPIEVPATSDEFNEPKLGLQWQWQANKQVNFGFPTSLGYLNLFCNTTTKNIFNAPNLLMQKFPAEEFTVTTKLTFNSRLNGESTGLIIMGLDFSALCFKNDNGKLYLNQKTGTFANTVSETETKSVLIESNTIYLRVQIKKGAICNFFYSLDDKNYQTIGTKFKAREGKWIGAKVGLFALGEEVKNDSGNVAVDWFRVTK, encoded by the coding sequence ATGAAAAATTTAAAAATCATCCTTTTGCTGCTCTCCATTTTTTTCTTTCAGAAAAGCACAGCGCAAGTCTGGATTCCTGATAATGGGGACGGAACCTACACAAATCCGATTCTCCATGCTGATTATTCAGATCCAGATGTTGTACGTGTAGGCGATGATTATTATATGACAGCTTCTTCATTTAATTGTATTCCAGGACTCCCTATATTAAATTCTAAAGATTTGGTAAACTGGAAAATTATTGGTTATGCGCTTACAAAACAGCCCCCTTATGAAACTTATGACAGAGTGCAGCATGGAAATGGGGTGTGGGCACCAAGTATTACGTATCATAAAAATGAATTTTACATTTATTATCCAGATCCAGATTACGGAATTTATATGATAAAAGCTAAAAAAGCAGAAGGACCTTGGTCTGAGCCAATTTTAGTAAAAGCAGGAAGAGGTCTAATTGATCCTAGTCCTCTTTGGGATACTGATGGTAAAGTTTATATGACTCATGCTTTTGCAGGAAGCCGTGCACAAATTAAGAGTTTATTGGTTGTTTGCACAATGAATTCTGAGGGTACTGTTGTCAACAATGATGAAGTAATGGTAATTGATGGACATCAAGGAGAAGAAACCATTGAAGGTCCAAAGTTTTATAAACGTAAAGGATATTATTACATTTTTGCTCCTGCGGGAGGAGTACCAACAGGATGGCAGACTATTTTAAGATCTAAAAATGTTTTTGGACCTTATGAAAAGAAAAAAGTTTTGGAACAAGGTTCTACAATCATAAATGGGCCACATCAAGGTGCTTGGGTAACAACTCAGACAGGAGAAGACTGGTTTTTTCATTTTCAGGATAAGGGAGCTTATGGACGAATTGTTCATTTACAGCCTATGAAATGGGTAAACGACTGGCCGGTTATGGGGGAAGATTTTGATAAAAACGGAGTAGGAGAACCTGTTATTACTTATAAGAAACCCAATGTTGGTAAAAAATATCCGATAGAAGTACCTGCAACTTCAGATGAATTTAATGAACCTAAATTAGGGTTGCAATGGCAATGGCAGGCCAATAAACAAGTTAATTTTGGATTTCCAACCAGTTTGGGTTATCTGAATTTGTTCTGTAACACCACTACTAAGAACATTTTTAATGCACCAAATTTACTTATGCAAAAATTTCCAGCAGAAGAATTTACTGTAACAACAAAGCTGACTTTTAATTCGAGATTAAATGGCGAATCAACGGGTTTAATTATTATGGGATTAGATTTTAGCGCACTTTGTTTTAAAAATGATAACGGAAAATTATATCTAAATCAGAAAACAGGAACTTTTGCAAATACGGTTTCAGAAACAGAAACGAAATCGGTATTAATAGAAAGCAATACGATTTATTTGAGAGTACAAATCAAAAAAGGAGCTATATGTAACTTCTTCTATAGTTTAGATGATAAAAATTATCAGACAATAGGAACTAAATTTAAAGCAAGAGAAGGAAAATGGATTGGTGCCAAAGTAGGACTTTTTGCTTTAGGGGAAGAAGTAAAAAATGATTCAGGAAATGTAGCCGTAGATTGGTTTAGAGTAACTAAATAA